Proteins from a genomic interval of Scomber scombrus chromosome 11, fScoSco1.1, whole genome shotgun sequence:
- the eif4e2 gene encoding eukaryotic translation initiation factor 4E type 2 isoform X2, with the protein MNNKFDALKDDDSGDHDQDQGSPKDGEKEKTEDEDKEQSISKKKMVVPGAGEHPLQYNYSFWYSRRTPGRPASTQSYEQNIKQIGSFASVEQFWRFYSHMIRPGDLTGHSDFHLFKEGIKPMWEDDANKMGGKWIIRLRKGLASRCWENLILAMLGEQFMVGEEICGAVVSVRFQEDIISIWNKTASDQSTTARIRDTLRRVLNLPPNTIMEYKTHTDSIKYSMGRLPWSGEC; encoded by the exons ATGAACAACAAATTTGACGC TCTGAAAGACGATGACAGTGGAGACCACGACCAGGATCAAGGCTCACCGAAAGACGGTGAGAAGGAAAAAACCGAAGACGAAGACAAGGAACAGAGCATTTCCAAGAAAAAG atggTGGTACCAGGGGCAGGAGAGCACCCTCTTCAATACAACTACTCCTTCTGGTACTCCAGACGCACCCCGGGGAGACCAGCCAGTACCCAGAGCTATGAGCAGAACATCAAACAGATTGGCAGCTTCGCCTCG GTAGAGCAGTTCTGGCGTTTCTATAGTCACATGATCCGGCCAGGTGATCTAACAGGCCATAGTGACTTCCATCTCTTCAAGGAAGGCATCAAACCTATGTGGGAG GATGATGCCAATAAGATGGGTGGTAAGTGGATCATCCGTCTGAGAAAAGGCCTGGCGTCTCGATGCTGGGAGAACCTGATCCTGGCTATGCTGGGGGAGCAGTTCATGGTTGGAGAGGAGATCTGCGGGGCTGTGGTATCAGTACGCTTCCAG gAGGATATCATCTCCATCTGGAACAAAACAGCAAGTGACCAGTCGACCACGGCCCGCATCAGAGACACGCTGCGCAGAGTCCTCAACCTGCCTCCCAACACCATCATGGAGTACAAGACCCACACAGACAGCATTAAGTAT AGCATGGGAAGACTTCCATGGTCTGGTGAATGCTAG
- the LOC133990827 gene encoding phospholipid scramblase 1: protein MSAVTNQPLPVGQLEREKHIQMIFRAFQNRCGPSCESHTHSPGPKPGETAPVWASAEQLSGPAPGMKMENGHMEPPGKPNKPEVEELCLEGPEGSDSLTVLDTVSQIHITARPELQGPQCVPRRIYSIATGASSSQFLVAVEESSCVCLQCCGPARACSLQGYDCQGRQVFHFERPLRVDACCFGCCLMELRAYTPQKHLIGTVYQRWSMFTPLLEVWDSKGASAIRIQGSCCPCRCFSNQQFQIVSNIGEKIGTIWKKWPGFNDEHNMDHEYFGLEVPPSLESQTKLLLLAATFLIDHMFFEMS from the exons ATGTCAGCAGTGACCAATCAACCTCTTCCCGTTGGTCAACTGGAGCGAGAGAAGCACATCCAGATGATCTTCAGAGCTTTCCAGAACAGGTGCGGGCCTTCATGTGAGAGTCACACTCACTCACCTGGACCCAAACCTGGCGAAACAGCACCTGTCTGGGCATCGGCTGAGCAGCTGTCAGGTCCTGCTCCTGGAATGAAGATGGAAAATGGCCACATGGAGCCACCAGGAAAACCGAACAAGCCAGAGGTGGAGGAGCTGTGTCTTGAAGGTCCAGAGGGATCAGACTCTTTGACTGTGCTGGATACAGTCAGCCAGATTCATATCACTGCCAGACCAGAGTTGCAAG GGCCACAGTGTGTTCCCAGGAGGATCTACAGCATTGCCACAGGAGCCAGCAGTTCACAGTTCCTTGTGGCAGTGGAAG AGAGCTCTTGTGTGTGCCTCCAGTGTTGCGGTCCAGCGCGGGCCTGCTCCTTGCAGGGTTATGACTGTCAGGGCCGCCAAGTCTTCCACTTTGAAAGACCGCTCAGAGTGGACGCCTGTTGCTTTGGTTGCTGCCTTATGGAGCTGAGAGCCTACACACCTCAAAAGCATCTTATTGGCACTGTATACCAGAG gtggaGCATGTTCACCCCCCTCCTGGAAGTGTGGGATTCAAAGGGAGCATCTGCCATCAGGATCCAGGGTTCCTGCTGCCCATGCCGCTGTTTCTCCAACCAGCAATTCCAG ATTGTCTCTAATATTGGTGAGAAAATTGGCACAATATGGAAGAAATGGCCTGGCTTCAATGACGAACATAACATGGACCATGAATATTTTGGATTAGAGG TGCCACCAAGTCTGGAATCACAAACCAAACTGTTGCTGCTGGCAGCCACGTTCTTAATA GATCATATGTTCTTTGAAATGAGTTGA
- the eif4e2 gene encoding eukaryotic translation initiation factor 4E type 2 isoform X1 produces the protein MNNKFDALKDDDSGDHDQDQGSPKDGEKEKTEDEDKEQSISKKKMVVPGAGEHPLQYNYSFWYSRRTPGRPASTQSYEQNIKQIGSFASVEQFWRFYSHMIRPGDLTGHSDFHLFKEGIKPMWEDDANKMGGKWIIRLRKGLASRCWENLILAMLGEQFMVGEEICGAVVSVRFQEDIISIWNKTASDQSTTARIRDTLRRVLNLPPNTIMEYKTHTDSIKAWEDFHGLVNASGGR, from the exons ATGAACAACAAATTTGACGC TCTGAAAGACGATGACAGTGGAGACCACGACCAGGATCAAGGCTCACCGAAAGACGGTGAGAAGGAAAAAACCGAAGACGAAGACAAGGAACAGAGCATTTCCAAGAAAAAG atggTGGTACCAGGGGCAGGAGAGCACCCTCTTCAATACAACTACTCCTTCTGGTACTCCAGACGCACCCCGGGGAGACCAGCCAGTACCCAGAGCTATGAGCAGAACATCAAACAGATTGGCAGCTTCGCCTCG GTAGAGCAGTTCTGGCGTTTCTATAGTCACATGATCCGGCCAGGTGATCTAACAGGCCATAGTGACTTCCATCTCTTCAAGGAAGGCATCAAACCTATGTGGGAG GATGATGCCAATAAGATGGGTGGTAAGTGGATCATCCGTCTGAGAAAAGGCCTGGCGTCTCGATGCTGGGAGAACCTGATCCTGGCTATGCTGGGGGAGCAGTTCATGGTTGGAGAGGAGATCTGCGGGGCTGTGGTATCAGTACGCTTCCAG gAGGATATCATCTCCATCTGGAACAAAACAGCAAGTGACCAGTCGACCACGGCCCGCATCAGAGACACGCTGCGCAGAGTCCTCAACCTGCCTCCCAACACCATCATGGAGTACAAGACCCACACAGACAGCATTAA AGCATGGGAAGACTTCCATGGTCTGGTGAATGCTAGCGGTGGACGATAA